ACGAGGGCTCGCGCATCTGGGATGTCGATGGCAATGAGTACGTCGACACGGCGATGGGCTTCGGGACGCACCTGTTCGGCCACGGGGCGCCGTTCATCCAGCAGGCCATCGCGAGTCAGGTGGAGCGCGGGTTCGGCGTGGGCCCCCAGCCGGAGCGCGCGGGACAGCTCGCCGAGCTGTTCGTGGAACTGACGGGCAACGAGCGCGTGACGTTCTGCCAGTCGGGCACGGAGTCCGTCATGACGGCGCTGCGCCTGGCGCGCACCGCGACCGGGCGGCAGAAGATCGCCCTCTTCAAGGGCTCGTTCCATGGCCACTTCGATGGGGTGCTCGCACGGGGCAACGAGCAGGAGGCGGTGCCCGTGGCTCCGGGCGTCTCCCAGGGAGCGGTCCGGGACGTGGTGGTGCTCGACTACGGCGAGCAGAGCGCCATCGACTACCTGAAGCAGCACGTGCACGAGCTGGCCGCCGTGCTGGTGGAGCCAGTGCAGAGCCGCCGCCCGGAGCTGCAGCCGCGCGACTTCCTGCGGCAGGTGCGCGAGCTCACCCTGGCGTCGGGGACGGCGCTCATCTTCGATGAGATCATCACGGGCTTCCGGATCCACCCGGGAGGCGCGCAGGCCCACTTCGGCATCCAGGCGGACCTCGCGACGTACGGGAAGATTCCTGGCGGGGGCCTGCCGCTGGCGGCGGTGGCGGGCAAGCGGCGCTTCATGGACGGCATCGACGGCGGCCAGTGGCGCTACGGGGACGACTCGTACCCGGAGGCCGAGCGGACGTTCTTCGCGGGCACCTTCAACAAGCCGCCCCTCTCGCTGGCGACGGCGCTGGCGGTGCTCCAGCACCTGAAGGAGCAGGGGCCCCGGCTCCAGGAGGAGCTGAACGCCCGCACGGCCCGCCTGGCCGCGACGCTCAACGCCTTCTTCGAGGCGCAGCGCGTGCCGATGCAGGTCGTGCACTTCGGCTCGCTCTACCGCTTCGTGCTCAAGGGCAACCTGGACCTGTTCTTCTTCCACATGGTCGAGCGGGGCGTCTACGTGTGGGAGGGGCGCACGTGCTTCCTCTCCACGGCGCACAGCGAGGCGGACGTCGAGTTCATCATCCAGACGGTGAAGGACAGCGTGGCGGAGCTGCGCCAGGGAGGCTTCCTGCCCGGGCTTCCCCCCGAGGCCCCGCCTCCTGGTGGTGGCGGTGGCGCCTCGAAGGGCGAGCCGCGCGCCGCCAGTGCGCCGCCCCCCAGTGCTCCCGTCCAGGCCCGTGCGAACAACGGCGTCCAGGCGCCAGCGCAGCGGACGGAGTTATGGCGGCGGCTCAAGAGCACGTCCTCGGAGCGGACCGTCACGCGGGAGGGCACGCGCGACGGGGCGATGGACTTCAGCCTCTACTTCTTCGGCAAGTACGAGGCCGCGTACCGCGAAGACAAGTATGACCTGCTGCTGGAGAGCACGCGTTACGCCGACGCGCACGGCTTCTCCGCGGTCTGGGTGCCCGAGCGGCACTTCCACCCCTTCGGGGGTTCTCGCCCAACCCGTCCGTCGTCTGCGCGGCGCTGGCCCGGGAGACGAAGCACCTGCAGCTGCGCGCCGGCAGCGTCGTCGTGCCGCTGCATCACCCGCTGCGCGTGGTGGAGGAGTGGGCCGTGGTGGACAACCTGTCCAAGGGACGGGTGGGGCTGTCGTTCGCCTCCGGCTGGCACCCGGATGACTTCGTGTTCGCGCCGGACTCCTTCGGCAACCACCGCGAGCTGATGTTCGAGGGCATCGAGCAGATCCGCCACCTGTGGCGCGGCGGCTCCCTCCGGGCGCGCAATGGCGGCCAGAAGGAGATCGACGTCAGCAGCTTCCCGCTGCCCAGGCAGGCGGAGCTCCCCTTCTGGGTGACGATCGTCAACAACCCGGACACGTACATCCGCTCGGGACAGATTGGCGCCAACGTGCTGACCAACCTGATGGGCCAGTCGCTCGAGGACCTCGAGCGCAACATCGCCCTCTACCGGCAGGCGCTGCGGGACAACGGGCATGATCCGGCCTCCGGCAAGGTGACGTGCCTGATGCACACCTTCGTCGGGGAGGACCTGGAGACCGTGCGGCGCACGGCCCGGCAGCCCTTCTGCGACTACCTGGCGGCCCACGTCTCGCTCTTCCAGAACCTGGCGAAGAGCCAGGGCCTGAGCGTCAACGTGGACACGCTGACCCCGGACGACAAGCAATACATGTTGTCCAAGGCCTATGACCGGTACGTGCAGACGAGCGCGCTGATCGGCACGCCGGACACGTGCGCGAAGATCCTCGAGAACCTGAGGGCCATCGGCGTCGACGAGGTGGCCTGCTTCCTGGACTTCGGCGTGGAGGCCCGGTCCGTGATGGAGGCCATGCCCTCGCTGGTGAAGCTCAAGGACCGGTTCCGCCGGGACGGGGGCGGTGGCCCCGCTCCCAAGCCGGGACGGCGCGAGGACACGGCGGAGCCCTCCGGGGATGTCACGCTCGCGCTGACCGAGTCCCAGCAGGAGTTCCTCATCGTCGCGCAGATGACGGCGGATGACAGCTCCATGGGCGGGCACCAGGCCATCGCCCTGAAGCTCACGGGGCCGCTGCGGATGGAGGCGTTACAGACCGCCGTCCAGCAGGTGGTGGACCGGCACGAGGCGCTGCGCACCACCATCAGCGCGGAGGGGGACAGCCAGCGCGTCCACCGCTCCGTGAAGGTGGACGTGCCGCTGGTGGACTTCTCGCACGTGGAGGAGGGCGCCCGCGAGCGGGAGGTGCTCCGGTGGTTCGACGCGCAGAGCGAGAGCGGCTTCGACCTGGTGAACGGGCCGCTGTTCCGCGCGCAGGTGCTCCGGCTGCACCCCGAGCTGCACGTGCTGAGCCTGGCGACGCACCACATCTTCTGCGACGGGCAGTCCATGGCCGTCATCGTCGAGGAGCTCGCGGCGCTCTACTCGGCGGCGTGCCAGGGCGAGCGCCGGGAGCTGCCCGCGCCCATGCAGTTCCGCCACTTCGTCGAGCGGCAGAACCAGCAGCTCCAGGGGGAGGCCCTGGCCGGGCACGAGGCCTACTGGCTCGGGCGGTTCTCCGGGCAGATTCCGGTGTTGCAGCTCCCCTTCGACCGGCCGCGCCCGCCGGTCAAGTCGTTCCAGGCGAACCGGCTGACGGACAGGATTGGCGCGGAGCTGGCCTCGGCGCTGAAGAAGGTGGGCCAGCGCTACGGTGCCACGCCCTTCATGACGCTCTTCGCCGCGTACGTGTGCCTGCTGCACCGGATGTCCGGGCAGGGGGACATCATCGTCGGTGTCCCGTCCTCGGGCCGCACCGTGGAGGGCAGCGCGGGCATGGTGGGCCATTGCGCCAACCTGCTGCCCATCCGGACGAACGTCAGCGGCGAGCTGCGCTTCTCGGAGCAGCTGGCGGCCGTGAAGAGCGTGCTGCTCGACGGCTACGAGCACCAGGCGTACCGCTTCGCGACCCTCCTGGAGAAGCTGCGCATCCCGAGGGACCCGAGTGTGTCGCCCCTCGTCACGGTGGCCTTCAACCTGGATCGCCCCGTCTCCGCGCCCCGGATGTCCGGGCTGGAGACGGACTGGCTCCCCCGGCCCATCAGCTTCGCGGTGGCCGAGCTGGGCTTGAGCATCGTCGAGCTGCGCGGTGAGCTGAGCCTCGACTGGGACTACAACACGGACCTGTTCGACGCCGCGACGATCCGCCGGACGATGGGCCACTTCCGCCGCCTGCTGGAGGGCATCGCCGCGAACCCGGAGCAGCGGCTGGGCGAGCTGCCCCTGCTCTCCGAGGAGGAGCGCGGGTGCTTCGCGGAGTGGAACCGCACCACGGCTCCGGGCCACGGGCTGGCCTGTGTGCATCACCTGTTCGAGGCGCAGGTGCGGCGCACGCCCGGCGCGCCGGCGCTGAGCTTCGGCGGGGAGACGCTGACCTATGGCGAGTTGAACGCGCGGGCCAATCAGGTCGCGCACCACCTGCGCTCGCTCGGGGTGGGGCGGGAGTCGCTCGTGGGCATCTGCGTCGAGCGCTCCGTGGAGATGGTCGTCGGGCTGCTGGGCATCCTCAAGTCCGGCGCGGCCTATGTGCCGTTGGATCCCTCCTTCCCCGCGGAGCGGCTGGCC
The sequence above is drawn from the Archangium gephyra genome and encodes:
- a CDS encoding non-ribosomal peptide synthetase, whose product is MGARAALPPLRGFSPNPSVVCAALARETKHLQLRAGSVVVPLHHPLRVVEEWAVVDNLSKGRVGLSFASGWHPDDFVFAPDSFGNHRELMFEGIEQIRHLWRGGSLRARNGGQKEIDVSSFPLPRQAELPFWVTIVNNPDTYIRSGQIGANVLTNLMGQSLEDLERNIALYRQALRDNGHDPASGKVTCLMHTFVGEDLETVRRTARQPFCDYLAAHVSLFQNLAKSQGLSVNVDTLTPDDKQYMLSKAYDRYVQTSALIGTPDTCAKILENLRAIGVDEVACFLDFGVEARSVMEAMPSLVKLKDRFRRDGGGGPAPKPGRREDTAEPSGDVTLALTESQQEFLIVAQMTADDSSMGGHQAIALKLTGPLRMEALQTAVQQVVDRHEALRTTISAEGDSQRVHRSVKVDVPLVDFSHVEEGAREREVLRWFDAQSESGFDLVNGPLFRAQVLRLHPELHVLSLATHHIFCDGQSMAVIVEELAALYSAACQGERRELPAPMQFRHFVERQNQQLQGEALAGHEAYWLGRFSGQIPVLQLPFDRPRPPVKSFQANRLTDRIGAELASALKKVGQRYGATPFMTLFAAYVCLLHRMSGQGDIIVGVPSSGRTVEGSAGMVGHCANLLPIRTNVSGELRFSEQLAAVKSVLLDGYEHQAYRFATLLEKLRIPRDPSVSPLVTVAFNLDRPVSAPRMSGLETDWLPRPISFAVAELGLSIVELRGELSLDWDYNTDLFDAATIRRTMGHFRRLLEGIAANPEQRLGELPLLSEEERGCFAEWNRTTAPGHGLACVHHLFEAQVRRTPGAPALSFGGETLTYGELNARANQVAHHLRSLGVGRESLVGICVERSVEMVVGLLGILKSGAAYVPLDPSFPAERLAYMVEHSRLSLLLAQEGTAGVLPRSGARVLRLDAEREALARQPTSDVEGGATAEELAYVMYTSGSTGTPKGIQVLHGAVTNLLESMRDLFSPSERDVLLAVTTMSFDIAALELYLPLMVGARLVVADRETVSDGERLKQELERVRPTLMQATPATWRMLIETGWRGDPALTLLCGGEALRRELAEQLLPRGKQVWNLYGPTETTIWSSAYRVEPGARGAGREEAAEPIGRPIANTRLYVLNPRLQQVPVGVTGELYIGGLGVARGYLGQPALTTEKFLPDAFSGQPGARLYKTGDLARSLPDGAIEYLGRTDFQVKIRGFRVELGAIEAALAQHPAVANVAVIAREVAPGDTRLFGYVVFQREQSVPTEALHRFLKDKLPGYMIPGSLTALESLPLTPNGKVDRNALKALAVGRPEERVHVAPRNPLEAELARLWEEVLDVRPVGVTDNFFHLGGNSLLGVRLMTRIRRNLGQEVPLSLLIEEPTILHLAQFIYEKSLWTQATAAPGKPSLVKVRPEGKRPPLFFAAQLGGIYPSNVVVGLLEMARRLEPEQPFYGLQAPALAPELVEAGTRGGVLSLEGWRYDWKNFERVVADCVQAIQELQPEGPYYLGGFCSGSLLVFELARHLLAKNQRVARLVLLDPPIGGDAVPPGPARYDPELANLVWFIGRDVGWEAGWDLNELYRELEPLGAEERWTLALRKLREARAVPASTDENDLRRLFGAKRNNEEVMSRILEHYQPPSYPHPVTILISDHTREDYTEEALQAALARVRQHLTGQLEVHVVPGDHGSLFHPPNVQVLVEHVSGCLAGSGQPGSAPRLRVAGT